One Candidatus Omnitrophota bacterium genomic window, CTGACAGCAGGCTCAACCGCACCTATGGGTTTTAAACCGGAAAATTCAGCCCCTTCTCCTGCCCGGTGGATACGCACCAGTGTTTCAAAAAACTCCATATCAGCCTCTTTCTGATCTGCTTCTCTTTTAGATAAAGCTCTTTCAAATGCAATCCGTATTTCAGGTTCATCTTCTTCCTTTACCCATTTAAGCACAGGCGTAACGTCCTTTTTATCGATAGCTAGCCTTGCATCAAGGATTACCGGGCCGTCTAAAGTATCACAATGGGCATATAATTTAACCGACGCAACAAATGAAACAGACAGAGCGGCTAACCCAAATATAAATACAATAATACCCTTTCTATTTACCATGATAACCCTCTCTTCCTTATGATTTTTGCAGCCAATATCAACTAAGCATGATAACTCTAGTAGCTATATTTCTTGATTCTCTCCAATATCTTCGCCGATGCTGTTTTATCTCCTGTTACGCCGACCCTGACTTCAACTTTTGAAGCTGTTTGCGTAAGGGGCCGGATATCAATCCATACCTCACTGCCATCGATATATTCACTTCTTATCTGTGTGACTTCATCGGACTTGGATTCCTTGTCTACTTTCATATCAAGGGATTCTATAGCCCTTTTAGTGGCATTGACTGTCCTTTCATAAGGAGCGCTTACTTCATCGCTAAGTTTTCCTGATAACCATAAAGCTGTTCCTACGCCGCCTGCAGCGCCTGCGATTAATAAAGCGCATCCGCATACATTAACTGCCAAAGCCAGAATTACTGCTATTTTCAATGCACTTTTAAACATATGTACCTCCTTTCAATAACCAACCCGGATTAACCAGGCTGATTATTCAGACCCATACAAATATATTACTTCCCCTTCATCGGTAACTTTATAAACGACAGAATGATCGTTCTGCTCAGGGTGGACAAACTTTATCTTCCATGCCCACTCATGCCCTGCTTTATCCTTAAGGCGGTTTGTGTATTCCGCAGAGATAAGGATATAATCTGACTTTTTAAAATACTCTTGCCCCCTTATCCTGGTCTCTTTAGTATAAAAATATTCGCTCGCAAGAGACACTGCTTCCTCTATAGACAATTTAGGAACGGGTATCGGAGGCCCAGACTTGGCAAAAAGTCCTGCCGGCATTGTTAATAACAAGAATAATAGAAGTATCCTATTATATTGCATAAAACCGCCTCCGTTTATTGGCTATTTATTTTCTCCTTATATAATAGGGGACGTTCCCCCTAATACCATTCTATGGTATCCTAAATGCTTGATCTACAATACGTTCGTAAGGGCGCCATTCACGTACCCGCTCCGCATAACGGCAACGCCTCTCTTCAATCGTAAAGCCTAGGCTTTCATACATAGGATTGAGCAGATTAATTATAGCATCTGGTTTGCCATTTGCATAGAATTGAAAACTACTCCAACAATAATCAGCAATATCCTTCACTAGCCCAGCACGTAAAGGATTCCTTTCTATGTATCTTGCACATTCAATAAGGTAACCTTCGCTTTCAATTATTCGGCTATTATATCTATTTTGGAATAAATAGCCCACCGATCCGTATTTGCTGCGGAATCCAGCCCCATACTTTTGTAATAAACCCTGCATAAACTTGGGAACATGCTCAGCTTTAATTGTTTTTATCAATACATGGAAATGATTCGGCATTAAGCAATAATGCAAAATGCTTATTGGATGTTTTTGTCTGTACTCTCTAATTAGTGCTAAAAACCATTGATAATCCTGTTTAGCCCGGAACAGTTTTCTTTTATCATTGCCTCTGACAACAATATGATAATAACTTCCGTCAACTAGCCCCCTGTTTTTTCTCGGCATAAATTCCTCCTTTCACTTATAAAAGACGGTCCAAGAATCAGATATCTAACTATTTTTTTATTAGTTGAAACAAATAAAGTTATAGCATGGCTGGATGGCACCTTGGGGAACGTCCCCTTCTTTTAAGCCAGCTAACAAGACCGCTTTCGAGTTGGTTCTTATTTACCTTGATTTTATCAGGATATTATAGTATTCTTGTTCTCATATATGGATTATTTCCGCTTATCTGCACTAATTAACTGCTTTATATTAGTTTTTATCGGCGCCTATTCATATTTGAATAACCGCACAAATAAGCTAAATCAGATTTGGTGCTTATTTAATATGGTTAGCGCTATATGGTTTGCCTCCATTTATATAGTTAATACAATCGCAGATAAGCAAATTGCCCTTAATATCGTCCGCCTTGCCCACCCCCTAAGCATCCTTTGCGGGTTGATATTTTTTCTCTTTTGCCTTTATTATATAGATGTTGAACAGAATAAAAGAAGGTTAGCTATCGCTGCTTACGGCGTAGGCCTCACAGCCATATTCATTGAGAGCTTCTGGCCTTCACTGATAGTAGCTGATGTTGTGCCTAAATTTTACCAGCCCTATACCCCAAAAGGCACGAACCTCTACATTATACACTTCTCTCTTATCATTGCTTTTATTACCATGAGTTTTTATGAACTTATCCGCGCCTACAGGCATGCCTCCAGCTACAAGCGCAATCAATTGAAATATTTCTTCCTGGCAACTTTTGTTGCTGCCTTCTCAATGTCTACAGTGCTGCCAATGGCCCTGGATTTGCCGGTTTATCCTTTTGGCTTTTTTCTCTTCCCTCTTTACGGAATAATCATCACTTATTCCATCGTCAGATATAGGCTCATGGATATTATCGTTCTTATGAACCGTACCGTATTTTTTACTGCGGTTATAATGCCGGCAATAATCGTCCATATAATACTTGTCTGGCTGTTACAGCCAAAATTCCCGTATTTCGTGTCCAATGCTTTTTCCATAACCGCAATCAGTATAGTATTCCTGATTACCCCGCAATATAGAAAGAACCTTCAGTTAGCCTTAAATTCAATATTATATAAAGGTAAATATGATTATCAGGATGTGTTAAAAGAATCCGCAAAAGCCCTTGTAACAATGTTGGACTTAAACCAGCTTCTTGATTATCTCGTCAACACTATTGTAAAAAACATCCGCGTAAACAAGGTATCTCTTCTGCTGGAAGATGAGGAATCAAAAGAATACAAGGTCGCTGCCTCTTTCGGCATACCGAAAGAACAGGCAGAATCAATAAGGCTAAAACCTATAAACGGGATAATCGGATACCTGACTAATAAGCCTGCTACCCTGGTAAGGGAAGAGGCTGAAAGAGAATTGTCTACTCCGCAGCTTGAAAAAATAAAAAAAGATATGGATGAGATCGGCGCAGAAATAATGATGCCGTTAATATGTAAGAACAAACTGGTAGGTATCTTAAACCTTGACAATAAATCATCCGGCGGGTTTTATGACCCCAGCGATATTGATATCCTTGATACATTAGCAAACGAAGCTGCGATCGCAATCGAGAATGCCAGGCTCTACCGCCAGGCAATAACTGATGGCCTGACTAAGCTATATCATCATCAGCATTTCATGGCGCGGCTGAATGAAGAAACAGAGAGGTCAAAAAGATATGAAAGGCCGATGTCTCTTTTGATGATAGACCTGGATCACTTCAAAGATATAAATGATAAGTTCGGCCACCAAGCCGGTGATGTAGCATTGCAAAAAGTCGCGCTTATCCTGAAAAATAACCTGAGAAACGTAGATATTTGCGGAAGGTATGGCGGTGAAGAATTTGCGCTTATCCTCCCTGAAACTGCGGTTAAAGGTGCAAAAAATGCTGCAGAGCGGCTCAGAAACCATGTTGAAAATGCAAAAGACTTTGCTGAAAAAATCCGACAGACAATAGCCAAATCCTCCCTTAAACACGAAAACAGCACGCTCTCCCTGACTATAAGCGTGGGAATAACGTTTTACGACGGCCAGGATAAAACCAAAACCGCTTATGACTTAATAAAAGAAGCGGATTCCGCTCTTTACCTGGCAAAGAGAATGGGAAGAAACAGGGTCGTTGAATTCTCCAGGTAAAACCATTCAAGCGCCTTCCAGCCTTCAATAAAGATATTTTGAGAAAATACCGACTAATACCAGAATCGCCGGCAAGAAAAGTAGCGCCCAGCCTGCGATGCGCATAAAAAAGCCCGGGGTAGCTCTGATATATCCCCCTCTTGAAGGAGCTTCATATTGGCCAAGCTCATCGCCAAACCATATGCCTGCCAAAGCAAATGCAATCAACCCGAAAAGCTTAACAATACCCTCTTTAAAGAAAAACCAGCCCATGACAATATAAACACCTGCGATTATTAATGAAATTACTCTTGCTTTATTCCAATACAAATATTCTTTCATGGTTTGTTATAACTTTAAATTACGCAACCTAAGTGAATTGGCAATAACAGAAACTGAGCTAAAACTCATTGCTGCACCTGCTATCATCGGACTTAAAAGCAGGCCAAAAAATGGATACAATGCCCCCGCAGCAATCGGAATACCCAATGTATTATAAATAAATGCAAAAAATAAATTCTGACGGATACTTTTCATAACCTGCCGGCTTAAATTTATAGCCTTAAGAATACCCCTTAAATCACCCTTGACCAAAGTGATACCGGCAGTTTGTATCGCGACATCTGTCCCGGCACCCATTGCTACCCCGACCTCTGCTTCGGCAAGAGCAGGAGCATCGTTTATCCCGTCTCCTGCCACTAATACTTTTGCGCCTTTTTTCCTTAAATCCCTGACTACTGCCTGCTTACCTTCAGGGCTGAGGCCGGCGTATACTTTTTTTATCTTAAGTTCTTTGGCGATAGCATTTGCTGTGTTCTCATTATCACCAGTAAGCATTGCGATTTCTAACCCCATCTTATGCAATCCTTCTATAGCAGGCGGCGTTGTCTTTTTGATAGGATCTGATACTGCAACAATACCTGCAAAATCTTTTCCGGCAGCCACACAAATAACCGTGTGCGATTTATCTTGAAGCTCTGTTACCTTGCCGATTAAATCCCGGGGAAATACTATACTGTTTTCTTCAATAAAGCTTTTCTTTCCGATTACAACAAATACGCCGTCTACCTGGCCCATTACCCCCTTGCCGGTAACATAATGGAAATTTGCTGCATTAGATACTGAGTAACCTTTTTCCTTTGCATAATCTACTACCGCCCGGCCCAGTGGATGTTCACTACTGCTCTCAAGGGCGGCAGAAATTTCAATAAGCCTTTCTTCTTCATATCCTGAAGCAGTTATAACCGAAGTTACTTTCGGCCTGCCCTCAGTCAAAGTGCCTGTTTTATCAGTAAGGACAAGGGTTGACTTTTCGGCCTTCTCAATAGCCTCGGCATTCCTTATTAAAATTCCGGACTGAGCACCCTTACCTACTCCAACCATCACTGACATGGGCGTAGCCAATCCCAAAGCGCACGGGCAGGCAATTATTAAAACAGATATGGCGCTTACAAGAGCATGCGCTAATGCCGGTTCCGGGCCAAAAATATACCATAAAACAAACGATATTATTGCGCAGATAAACACCGCCGGGACAAAATAATACGAGATTTTATCTGCAAGATTCTGTATCGGCGCGCGGCTGCGTTGAGCCTCTGCAACCATATTTATGATTTGGGAGAGGATTGTCTCAGAACCCACCCTTTCAATGCGCATAATAAAAGTCCCTGCCTGGTTTATAGTTGCCCCGATAACGCTGTCTCCTTCTTTCTTAAGCACCGGCAAAGCTTCTCCGGAAAGCATGGATTCATCAACATAGCTTTGGCCTTCGATTATAACTCCATCAAGCGGGATCTTTTCACCGGGACGAACGCGTAATAAATCCCCCTTGATTACCTTATCTATATCTATATCCTCCTCCTTACCATCCTTGAGCTTATGAGCTACCTTTGCCGCCAAACTCACCAGGGCTTTAATCGCTTGCCCCGTTTTATTGCGCGCTTTTGATTCAAGTAGCTGCCCCAGAAGAACCAAAGTCGTGATAACTGCTGCTGATTCAAAATATAACCCTACCCTGCCTGCCTCTTTTATCGAATCAGGAAATACCCCTGGCACAAACAATCCAAGCGCGCTAAACCCATAAGCAGCTCCTACCCCAATTCCAATCAAGGTAAACATGTTTGGGCTTTTATTTAATACCGACTTCCACGCCTTAACAAAGAAAATCTTGCCTGCCCATAAGACAACCGGGGTGGCAAGAAAAAATTGCATCCAACGCCAAAAATCCGAATGCGTATCTACTAGCCCAAACATATGGCCCATAGAAAGGAAGAATACTGGTATGGTAAATATTACTGCGGCCCAGAATTTACGCGATAAAGACCTCTCTTGCCTATCTTGCGCGTTTTCTTCAGGAGCAAAACCTTTTATTTCCAGGTGCATCCCGCATTTAGGGCAATCGCCGGGGCGGTCCTGTTCTATCTCCGGATGCATAGGGCAGATATAAACATTTTTAAAGGCATTACCCACGGAAGGCATGTACGCTTGCTGATAATTTCCCTTCAGAAATTTATCTTTACAATGCTCACTGCAGAAATAATACGTATCTTGCCCTCTGACAAGCTTCAAGGAATCCTTTTCATTAACATCCATTCCGCAAATAGGGTCTTTAGCCATAATTATTGATCAGTTAAATAGGTTTTATAGATATACCTGCAAGAAATTGAAGATATATCCAGTAAAAATAATCGCCAATGCAGTAATCCCAAAAAATATTAATATCAACTGCAGTTTCATCGCCCTTCTTAATATAATCGCCTCCGGCAGGCTCAATCCAGAGACTGCCATGACAAAAGCTATGGCCGTACCGAGCGGAAATCCTTTCTGAAATAAAACAACAGCTATCGGTACTATCGCAGCACAACTTCCATACATCGGTACGCCTAACAATGTAGCTATAGGAACAGAAAAAATCCCTCCTCTTGAAACAATTGCATGCACCGTATTTTCAGGGATGTAATTGTGAATAAAAGCGCCAATACCTATGCCTGCTAAAACCCACAGCCATAATTTTCTCACTATATCTCCGGCTTCGTATAAGCCGAATAAAATCCGGCTCTTTATGCCCTTATAAACTGCTTTTTGGCTCAGCGGGTATTGCCCTGGCATCAGAATGTCCTTGACCAGGTATCTCTCCACTTTCATCTTAGATAACACAACTCCCGAAATAACGCCGATTGATATGCCGCTGATAATATAGGCGAGTGTTATCTTCCAACCAAATGAACCAAGCATTAATACAGCCAGGTATTCATTTACTAATGGCGAAGTAATTAAAAAAGAAAAAGCTACACCCAGAGGGATATCGGCTTCAATAAAGCTGATAAAAATGGGTACGGATGAACACGAACAAAACGGCGTAACCGCACCAAATAAAGCAGCAAAAAAGTTACCAATGACAGATTTCCTTTCAAGCCATTTCTTAATTTTATGCTCAGAAACAAAAGTTCTTAAGAAACCTATAACTGAGATCATGAAAAAAAGCAAGGCTAATATCTTTATAGAATCATAAATAAAGAAATTAATCACACCTGCTATTTTAGAGGTGCTGCTAAAACCCAGTATCTTAAATACAAAAAAATCAACGATTAACTGCAGCATTTATTCTGCCCTTTATCAGTCTTATTAGAGCAACACGATGCCGCCTTTGACTTTTCTTCAATCTTTTTGTCAAGCTTCTCGAGCATCCGCGAAAAAAAAGATTTGTTCTTTGGTTTTTCACTTTTACTGTTATCCATTGCCTCCTCCTGTTAGTGGTTTTTTATATTTTAATCGCGCAAAATATTTGCGTAAAAGAAAATCCTTATTATGGCCAAAAATAGGGTAAAAATAAATAAAAATTCGAATATTTCATTTATAAAATTAGGATAACCAAACAATTTTATATCTTCGAAAACTTCTATAGCTATTATTGTCGCCATGACCATTGCTAATGATATGGCTTCTTTCTTTACCCAGGAAAACTTTACTTTAAGATAATAATTTAGATTAAATAAGCTGCTGAAACTGGGAAAATATTTAGGGGTAGACCTGCAATAATTATAATAGTCATCTTTAAATTTATCTTTTAAGATTTTATCTTCTTTATTTATCTGCGGTATGTATATCATCAGATAAACAGCAAGAAAAATAAACAGCATCCACAAACGGAAAATCATAAGGACCACGCCTGAGCCAATCAACAATGTGCCCAGATACATAGGGTTTCTGACCATTTTATACGGCCCGCCGGTAACGAGTTTAAAGCCGTTAGACGACATCTCTTCCTTATACCCCCTTGAAGAAACCCTGAATAAGAAGCCAAATAATATCAACCCTATCCCGAGGGCATCAAACAATTCATCAGTAGGATGGTATTTCCAGCTGGGTAATATCAATTTATAAAGCACCAAAGTAAGTAAAACTGAGGCAAAAATCAGTATACCCTGTATCCTTATACGCATTTTCATGGTTTATTGTCCATTTTTTCTGCTCTTGTCAGTAACAAAGAACTCCATATATTTACCCAGCATAAGCCTTGTCTGCGCATCCAGAGCCGGTAATGCGCTCAATGCGAGTATTATAATTGGGATAAATACCCACTCAAGCGAGTGCCTTATCTTTGATAACGCCGCGTTGCTGTCTTTTCTTGCAGGCAAAAGCAGAAGGCTTATCACCATGCAAACCAGCAATCCAAAAGAAGATAAGCTGAAGATCACCCCTCTTATTCTTGGGGCTATATAATAAACTGTGCTTGTGGAAAATTCCCTTCCGGAAAAAATGGCCGGCAACCAGCTTATAAACGCAAGCAAAAAAGACCATGTTGCCCAGGAAACAAAAGATTCAAGCAATTTAATCCCGAAATTAATCCTTTTATATACCGGGATGCTCCGCTTGACTATAAAAGCCCTGATTACTATCGGAAAATTCTCTACGCCCCATGCCCAACGCCGCTTCTGCTTGTATATATTCATGAATGTTTCCCGGAAACTGTTACCGGTTGCTACATCCATTGATACGGTAGTATAAACAGGCACAACACGGTAATCCCCGTTAAAATGTATAAATGCCTTCCAGAAAATAGCAGAGTCATCCGAAACCATATCTACCGGCCAAAAACCCACATCGACCAACGCCTTAAAACTCATGCTATGGCTTGAAAATGTCACCAGCTTATTCGGATTCGTCGCTTCAACGAGCTGGAAAAAAGATGTCCCGATATCTATTATCCGGGCAAAACTGGCGGAATCCCAGATATTATTATGATATACAGGTATAGGCTGGAAACTCGCCTTGAGCCTTTCCGGAGTAATCATAAAATGATACGTCAGACAGCTGAAATAATTACCCTGGGGTACGGTATCGGCATCGAAACAGGAAACAATCACATTTTCAAACGCTATGCCTCTATCTCTAAAATATCGTGCTGCCTCTTTTGCCGAATAGGCAATATTTGCCCCTTTGACCCTGGCCTCTCCTTCAAGCCCGGAAGGATGAATAACAATAAAGATATCCATAAAGCTGCCTTTATATTTTTGGACGATACTCTCCATATCAGCCTTCACTTCTATCTTGGCAGATTCCTCAAGGGCAATTATAAGCACGATCCTTGAGGCAGGATACTGGCCGCTTAAAATACCGGCTATGCCCGGTTCCACTATATTAAGGCCCTCTTTTATAACCGGGATCAGGACCAAATGATACAAGTTTTCAAATGCTGGCGGGAATTGACCGCTTTTTAAAAGCCCGGCTACCTCTCTCCTGTATGTCAGGTTTGCGATTTTTTCTTTAAAGCCGGCTATAATAATATTATCCGATGGTATTTTCTTCTCGACAGCCAGTTTATCTATTTCTTTAATGCGCTTGCTCCAGTCAATTTTCTTTTCTGTCTCTAACCTGAAATAAGACAAAACCAAGAAGATATTCATATATATCAGCCTCATAACCCAATACAATAAAAAGGCGATCATAATTACCGCAGCCAATAATGGCTTAGCAAGGCTTAAGGCCACCATTCCGATTATTATCCCCCAGCTTAACGCTCCGGGGACTATCTCAAAAAAACGCTCCAGCTTACTTTGGGTCGCATCCAGGTTATGACGGGTATACAAGAATTCCATATTTATCTAATGTTCTTCCCCATGGCTAAGGGCTCAAACCCTGTTTTATCCTTTTGAATTATTCTTATTCCGGCAAGCTGCCGGTTTTTATGGTCTAAAAAGTAGCAAAAACCGCTCTTGGGAGAATAAAACACGCCCGAGTCTCTTGCGAGGCTATAAATCATATCAATGTGGTCTTTGCCATCAGGCTGGAGTTCAGCTAAATAAAGTTTATCCTGGTCGTGTAATAACACATGATTGTTGTCAACCCAAAAGCACTTTTTTAGATTACGCATATCTGCCTTCAGGGGCCTGATTACAACTGTCTCATTAAATAGCGAATCGCCTGTTTCTTCCTCAAAATAAACAATTCCAATAGAGTTCTTAGTCCAGTAAACCAAAGAACCGGCATCGCGGTTTATCTCAAAACCCGATACTCCTTTATCTGATATCCTGTAAGGAGGACGGTTAGTCAAAAGATCTCCTTTATCCCCCAGGAAAAGCATTAAATCGTCATTATAGATATAAATCCTGTAGAAACTGGAGCGGTTGAACAGTTCATCTCCTAAATTATTATCTCCAAGAAGCGTTTGTTTGTTATTTTTATTATACGAATACCTGCTGACTTTATTATTCTTATCTAATACATAAATCCATTTCTCGCCGGCGCCAAAACCCTTTATGTCTTTGAAATATTCCGGATATAAAGACATTTCTATAATATTCAGGTAATCCATCCGTTTTGCCCCTCCCAGAAACAATTCATGATCCTGCCTGTTTCCGTAAAAGACATAGCTTGGTTTTTCCTGTATAAGCTTGGTTATATCAAAGACGGTATTGTATTTGGCCCCAATCTTGGCTAAGAAATATCTCCTGTCAAATATATTGCCTGCTGCTATGACTACCATATCCCTTGATGCCTGGGTATAAGCGTTGCTTACATTAAGGTCAAATAAAGAAGCTTCATCTACGAATAATGGCCTGGTTTCATTATTCAGGCAATCATATATATAATAACCCCCTAATTCAGACGACTTAGCTAAAATAAAATAATTTGTACCGGGTATCGGCATTATATCTTTATAACTCTCGCCTGATAACTTGATTGCCCGCCAATTCCTGGGTATCATAATTATATTATCGAAAGCCAGGGCCTTGCCGGCCTCCACAGAAACGTGATGGCTCCATACTTTGTAGCCCTTAAGCCTTATCCTTATATTGTAGCTTGCGGGCAGGAGTTCTGTAATAGATGTCGGTGTCCTGTAATCATACCGGCTGTTCTCAAGAAAAATATCAGCCCCCGCCGGAGTTGTTGAGAGATAAACCAGCCCGGTATGAGACACTTCTTTTTTAAGCGGGTTTATGATATAGCCCAGGGAATAAAACACCAAAAGCGGGCAGATAATAAGATATGAAACAAGAAATATGGCGAATATTACCCTTCTTATAATAACCATTGGTTTGATTGTTTTTGATACCGCCGAAATCAGTAATGCCGCATGCTAAAAAAGCAGAATCAAATTAAATATGGTATTTGAAAATTATATCAAATTCCTGCTGCCCATTATCAGGCGATAAGATACTGGCTTATCTGTTGCACAAGACTTTTGATTTCTGGCTTATACTATTAAGCAAAGAATCGAATGATTTCTCAAATGCAGAAAGGCCATCACGCAGTAAACCCGCGCATATCTCTTGAATATCAATTTGCAACCCATTAAGCGAATTTATGATTTCGGCCGGAGTTTGCGTATTTTCGCTGCTTAAATCATGATTGATCGTACCATGATCAACAAAAGCCCAGAAAGTATTCTCGGGGAGAGTGTTTACCGTATCTCTTGCTATCAACTCGGTAACATATTTAATATCGCTGTAAGAAGCATCCTTTGTGCTCGTCGATGCCCATAGAGGGCGTTGGATATTAGCACCTCTCTTTTTAAGGCTAAGGAACATTTCGCTATTAAAAACCTCAATAAATTTATTATAAATTAACTGGCAATTGGTTACTGCGGCCCTGCCTCTTAATTTATGCCCGGGGCCAAGCAAACGGTCAACAACAGTGTCCAGCCTGCTTACAAAAACGCTTGCTACTGAACGCACATCCTTAGGATCACCGTTGTTTTTAATCAATTTCTCTATTCCATTAATATATGCATTCACGGTGTTTATGTACTGGCCTTGAGAGAAAATCAAAGTGATATTTACATTTATCCCGCGCGAAATAAGCTCTTCTGCAGCAATAAAGCCTTCATCGGTAGCAGGGATCTTAAGCATAACATTCGGCAACCCAAGTTTTTTATGAAGCCTCTGCGCCTCTCTGATGGTCTCTTCCGCATTAAGCGCAAGCCTCGGGTTTACTTCAAGGCTTACATACCCATCTAAACCTGCGGTCTCCTTATAAACGTCCAGGAACATCTTAGCTGCGCTTCTGACATCATCAACAGTAATCTCATCATAAATATCAAAAACCGATCCCCGGGAGCAAGAGAGTTCCAATATTTGGCTGTCATAATCAGAGCTTAAGCTTATACTTTTATCAAAAATCGTAGGGTTTGAGGTTATACCTTTTAATCCTAACTCAATCATACGGATGAGTTTACCGGATCTAATCAGGTCCCTGCTGATATTATCAAGCCATATGCTCTGCCCTTGCTGCTCAAGCATTTTTATCGTGCTTATGCCCACCAAAGCCTCCTTTTATGCTTAGATTGATTATATAATAATAGCATAATTGGCAGATTTTATCCTTATTTTTTTATTACGCTATCCTTCGCCAAATAAAAATCCCGTGCCTGTTCCCAGGCACGGGATTGTTTGTTGCGGATTAATTACGGTTTATTTCTTTGACTTTACTTTATCAAGGAGATCTTCGACATATTTGCCGACAATATCACGGCAGCCTAACCCAAGCGCAATCGCAAGGCCTAATCCAAGCGACCCCAGGATTATACCGATTATCAGCTCGATTATCTTAGCGCCGATTCCTAACTGCTCGAGTGAAATAGCAGCAGCG contains:
- a CDS encoding glycosyltransferase family 2 protein, whose translation is MEFLYTRHNLDATQSKLERFFEIVPGALSWGIIIGMVALSLAKPLLAAVIMIAFLLYWVMRLIYMNIFLVLSYFRLETEKKIDWSKRIKEIDKLAVEKKIPSDNIIIAGFKEKIANLTYRREVAGLLKSGQFPPAFENLYHLVLIPVIKEGLNIVEPGIAGILSGQYPASRIVLIIALEESAKIEVKADMESIVQKYKGSFMDIFIVIHPSGLEGEARVKGANIAYSAKEAARYFRDRGIAFENVIVSCFDADTVPQGNYFSCLTYHFMITPERLKASFQPIPVYHNNIWDSASFARIIDIGTSFFQLVEATNPNKLVTFSSHSMSFKALVDVGFWPVDMVSDDSAIFWKAFIHFNGDYRVVPVYTTVSMDVATGNSFRETFMNIYKQKRRWAWGVENFPIVIRAFIVKRSIPVYKRINFGIKLLESFVSWATWSFLLAFISWLPAIFSGREFSTSTVYYIAPRIRGVIFSLSSFGLLVCMVISLLLLPARKDSNAALSKIRHSLEWVFIPIIILALSALPALDAQTRLMLGKYMEFFVTDKSRKNGQ
- a CDS encoding PEGA domain-containing protein, giving the protein MVIIRRVIFAIFLVSYLIICPLLVFYSLGYIINPLKKEVSHTGLVYLSTTPAGADIFLENSRYDYRTPTSITELLPASYNIRIRLKGYKVWSHHVSVEAGKALAFDNIIMIPRNWRAIKLSGESYKDIMPIPGTNYFILAKSSELGGYYIYDCLNNETRPLFVDEASLFDLNVSNAYTQASRDMVVIAAGNIFDRRYFLAKIGAKYNTVFDITKLIQEKPSYVFYGNRQDHELFLGGAKRMDYLNIIEMSLYPEYFKDIKGFGAGEKWIYVLDKNNKVSRYSYNKNNKQTLLGDNNLGDELFNRSSFYRIYIYNDDLMLFLGDKGDLLTNRPPYRISDKGVSGFEINRDAGSLVYWTKNSIGIVYFEEETGDSLFNETVVIRPLKADMRNLKKCFWVDNNHVLLHDQDKLYLAELQPDGKDHIDMIYSLARDSGVFYSPKSGFCYFLDHKNRQLAGIRIIQKDKTGFEPLAMGKNIR
- the tal gene encoding transaldolase translates to MLEQQGQSIWLDNISRDLIRSGKLIRMIELGLKGITSNPTIFDKSISLSSDYDSQILELSCSRGSVFDIYDEITVDDVRSAAKMFLDVYKETAGLDGYVSLEVNPRLALNAEETIREAQRLHKKLGLPNVMLKIPATDEGFIAAEELISRGINVNITLIFSQGQYINTVNAYINGIEKLIKNNGDPKDVRSVASVFVSRLDTVVDRLLGPGHKLRGRAAVTNCQLIYNKFIEVFNSEMFLSLKKRGANIQRPLWASTSTKDASYSDIKYVTELIARDTVNTLPENTFWAFVDHGTINHDLSSENTQTPAEIINSLNGLQIDIQEICAGLLRDGLSAFEKSFDSLLNSISQKSKVLCNR